A DNA window from Hemibagrus wyckioides isolate EC202008001 linkage group LG11, SWU_Hwy_1.0, whole genome shotgun sequence contains the following coding sequences:
- the mych gene encoding myelocytomatosis oncogene homolog produces the protein MLPSRSPPHDWLVESEPLLFDDEFCQSLIKDLQYGPPPPQSPPAGLGKSLSNVDQLELVSELLLEDSDFLHWNWNSDPADERLRCSVSDDCLWPCVAEKLAEEKMSVLSTSPLLSDIDTEIFAEIVGSTLDCGGAAATCEDLMQSDNLILNSPELSETSDYGSLSAAGESSSDSEEEIDVVTVRRCNTFTRSQQQRDDSKREQKRALKRCHLEIQQQHNYAAPRPASPPPPSTCLKRVRGNTRHFTSRHAYDLEDDEERRRTHNVMERQRRNELKNCFQRLRDHVPELSNNDKASKVMILKRAKESIRNLETDGQRLSKKRDRQREKQEQLKARLELLKTL, from the exons ATGCTGCCGAGTCGTTCACCGCCACATGACTGGCTTGTCGAGTCGGAACCGCTGCTGTTCGACGACGAGTTCTGTCAGAGCTTAATCAAGGACCTGCAGTATGGACCCCCGCCGCCACAGTCACCGCCGGCAGGCCTTGGCAAGTCCTTATCCAACGTGGATCAGCTCGAGTTGGTATCGGAGCTCTTGCTCGAGGACAGCGACTTTTTGCACTGGAACTGGAACAGTGACCCCGCCGATGAGCGGCTGAGGTGTTCCGTCTCAGACGACTGCTTGTGGCCATGCGTCGCGGAGAAATTGGCTGAAGAGAAAATGTCCGTCCTTTCCACGAGTCCTCTGCTTTCGGATATTGATACAGAGATCTTTGCCGAGATTGTCGGTTCCACGCTGGATTGTGGCGGCGCTGCGGCCACGTGTGAGGATCTAATGCAGAGCGATAACTTGATCCTGAACTCTCCCGAGTTGAGCGAGACCTCCGATTATGGCTCCTTGTCCGCGGCCGGAGAATCATCCAGCGATTCTG aGGAAGAGATTGATGTAGTGACAGTTCGCCGCTGCAACACATTCACTCGCTCGCAGCAGCAGAGAGACGACAGTAAACGTGAGCAGAAGCGGGCTCTCAAACGCTGTCACCTGGAGATCCAGCAGCAACACAACTATGCTGCTCCTCGCCCAGCCTCACCCCCACCGCCTTCAACATGTCTAAAACGTGTCCGGGGAAATACAAGACATTTCACCTCCCGTCACGCCTACGACCTGGAGGACGATGAGGAGCGCCGTAGGACTCATAACGTTATGGAACGGCAACGGCGCAATGAGTTGAAGAACTGCTTCCAGCGGCTGCGTGACCACGTGCCAGAACTGTCTAACAATGACAAAGCATCCAAGGTGATGATACTGAAACGAGCTAAGGAGAGCATCCGCAATCTGGAAACAGACGGACAGAGACTCagtaaaaagagagacagacagagagagaaacaggaacaGCTCAAGGCCAGATTAGAGCTGCTCAAAACACTTTGA